Proteins co-encoded in one Medicago truncatula cultivar Jemalong A17 chromosome 8, MtrunA17r5.0-ANR, whole genome shotgun sequence genomic window:
- the LOC11446249 gene encoding inositol polyphosphate multikinase beta, which translates to MVKLKIPEHQVAGHQAKNGILGPLIDDSGKFYKPLQDDERGSNELAFYTSLYSDPRIPTNILKFFPSFHGTQTVDASDGSGLHPHLVLEDIVSNYTNPAVVDIKIGSRTWHPQSSEDYIRKCLQKDRESSSIKLGFRISGLRSVGPTNQLWQPHKKFLMDLSVDDVMLVLRKFVSSDGNVDEPDCVFGSRVFVPILEELLELKKWFEVQTIFHFYSCSVLVVYEKDEKEDEKKSASAVVKLVDFAHVVDAKGAIDHNFLGGLCSLIKFVKDVLTGLSDVQTSNPKA; encoded by the coding sequence ATGGTGAAGCTGAAAATCCCAGAGCACCAAGTTGCAGGTCACCAAGCAAAAAACGGAATCCTAGGTCCTCTAATAGACGATTCTGGAAAGTTCTACAAACCTCTTCAAGACGATGAACGAGGTTCCAATGAACTTGCTTTCTACACATCCCTCTATTCCGATCCACGCATTCCCACCAACATTCTCAAATTCTTCCCTTCTTTTCACGGCACTCAAACCGTCGATGCCTCCGACGGATCTGGTCTACACCCCCACCTCGTCTTAGAAGACATTGTCAGCAATTACACCAACCCTGCCGTCGTCGACATCAAGATCGGTTCACGAACATGGCACCCACAGTCCTCTGAAGATTACATCCGGAAATGCCTCCAGAAAGATCGAGAATCTTCTAGTATCAAATTAGGGTTTAGAATCTCCGGTTTGAGGTCAGTGGGTCCCACTAATCAATTATGGCAGCCTCATAAAAAGTTTCTTATGGATCTATCTGTTGATGATGTGATGTTGGTTTTGAGGAAATTTGTTTCTTCAGACGGTAATGTTGATGAACCTGATTGTGTTTTTGGGTCTAGGGTGTTTGTTCCTATTTTGGAGGAATTATTGGAGCTTAAGAAATGGTTTGAAGTTCaaactatttttcatttttattcatgttCTGTTCTTGTGGTTTATGAGAAAGATGAAAAGGAGGATGAGAAGAAGAGTGCAAGTGCTGTTGTTAAGCTTGTTGATTTTGCTCATGTGGTTGATGCTAAAGGTGCTATTGATCATAATTTCTTAGGGGGTCTCTGTTCTTTGATTAAGTTTGTTAAGGATGTTTTGACTGGTCTATCTGATGTTCAGACCTCAAACCCTAAAGCTTAA
- the LOC11407606 gene encoding aspartyl protease AED3: MKIPIFLTPFLLCLFISLVQAQTPKCDIQDDGSTLKVFHIFSQCSPFKPSKPMSWEESVLNLQAKDQARMQYFSSLVARKSVVPIASARQIIQSPTYIVKAKFGTPPQTLLLALDTSSDAAWIPCSGCVGCSTSKPFAPIKSTSFRNVSCGSPHCKQVPNPTCGGSACAFNFTYGSSSIAASVVQDTLTLATDPIPGYTFGCVNKTTGSSAPQQGLLGLGRGPLSLLSQSQNLYKSTFSYCLPSFKSINFSGSLRLGPVYQPKRIKYTPLLRNPRRSSLYYVNLVAIKVGRKIVDIPPAALAFNPTTGAGTIFDSGTVFTRLAEPVYTAVRNEFRRRVGPKLPVTTLGGFDTCYNVPIVVPTITFLFSGMNVTLPPDNIVIHSTAGSTTCLAMAGAPDNVNSVLNVIANMQQQNHRVLFDVPNSRIGIARELCT, from the exons atgaaaatcccaatttttctAACACCTTTCCTTCTCTGCCTCTTCATCTCCCTAGTCCAAGCACAAACCCCAAAATGTGACATCCAAGATGATGGCTCAACACTCAAAGTGTTCCATATCTTCAGCCAATGTTCTCCATTCAAACCATCAAAACCAATGTCATGGGAAGAAAGTGTCCTAAACCTACAAGCTAAAGACCAAGCTAGAATGCAATACTTCTCCAGCTTAGTTGCTAGGAAATCAGTTGTACCAATTGCATCAGCAAGACAAATAATTCAAAGTCCAACATACATTGTTAAGGCTAAGTTTGGTACTCCACCTCAAACTTTGCTTTTGGCTTTGGATACTAGTAGTGATGCTGCTTGGATTCCTTGTTCCGGTTGTGTTGGTTGTTCAACATCAAAACCTTTTGCTCCTATTAAGTCCACAAGTTTTAGGAATGTTAGCTGTGGTTCTCCTCATTGCAAACAG GTACCCAACCCCACTTGCGGTGGAAGCGCGTGTGCATTCAACTTCACTTATGGTAGTTCTTCCATTGCAGCTAGTGTGGTCCAAGACACACTTACCCTAGCAACTGACCCAATTCCAGGGTACACTTTTGGCTGTGTTAACAAAACAACAGGAAGTTCAGCACCACAACAAGGGCTATTGGGCTTGGGCCGAGGCCCATTGTCGCTCTTGTCCCAAAGCCAAAATCTCTACAAGTCCACATTCTCTTACTGTTTGCCTAGCTTTAAGTCGATTAACTTTAGTGGGTCGTTGAGACTTGGGCCAGTGTATCAGCCTAAGAGGATCAAGTATACCCCACTTCTCAGAAACCCTAGAAGATCGTCACTCTATTATGTTAACTTGGTTGCTATTAAAGTTGGTCGAAAAATCGTCGATATCCCTCCTGCAGCGCTAGCCTTCAACCCGACTACCGGTGCCGGGACCATTTTTGATTCAG GTACCGTATTTACTCGACTAGCTGAACCGGTATACACCGCCGTAAGAAACGAGTTTCGCCGACGAGTTGGCCCAAAACTACCTGTGACAACCCTAGGAGGGTTCGACACATGCTACAATGTCCCAATAGTTGTACCAACTATAACATTCTTGTTCTCAGGCATGAATGTAACACTACCACCAGACAACATCGTCATACACAGCACCGCCGGTAGCACAACATGTTTGGCCATGGCAGGAGCACCCGATAACGTGAACTCGGTGTTGAACGTGATAGCcaacatgcaacaacaaaacCACCGTGTGCTATTTGATGTACCCAACTCAAGAATTGGTATTGCTCGTGAGCTTTGCACCTAA
- the LOC11444568 gene encoding U-box domain-containing protein 1, which produces MDANRRVVRTLVSKLSSVSEKTRIESLIELRQLSKQDPSTRPIIAESGAIPYLAETLYSSLHPSQENATATLLNLSITEKEPIMSTRGVLDALAHVISHHSSTSAAAAVQSAAATIHSLLSSVDDYRTVVGSKREIVYALVDILRCHRSSPPRTVKDSLKALFAIALHPLNRATMVQFGVVPALFSLIVNDGRVGIVEDASAVIAQVAGCEESVEAFKKVSGVGVLADLLDLATGSSMRTRENAVSALLNLVRCGGDVVAGDVRDAVAFGAMDGIADVKDKGSVKGQSKAMELMRVMVGDVRSHGDVRSQGDVRNHGNVGLNSDSSFGSYMNEDSGTSF; this is translated from the exons ATGGACGCTAACCGCCGCGTCGTGCGGACGCTAGTATCAAAACTAAGCTCCGTTTCAGAAAAAACCCGAATCGAATCACTCATCGAGCTTCGTCAATTATCAAAACAAGATCCATCAACCCGACCCATAATAGCCGAATCAGGCGCAATCCCTTACCTCGCTGAAACCCTCTATTCTTCTTTACACCCTTCTCAAGAAAACGCTACAGCAACACTTTTAAACCTTTCCATAACGGAAAAAGAACCTATCATGTCCACGCGCGGTGTTCTCGACGCGCTTGCGCATGTGATTTCTCATCATTCATCTACCTCCGCCGCCGCTGCTGTTCAATCCGCCGCCGCTACGATTCACAGCCTTCTTTCCTCGGTGGATGATTATCGTACTGTTGTTGGATCTAAACGTGAGATTGTTTATGCGCTTGTTGATATTCTTCGTTGCCACCGTTCCTCACCGCCAAGAACGGTGAAGGATTCATTGAAAGCGCTTTTTGCAATCGCACTTCATCCATTGAATCGTGCTACGATGGTTCAATTTGGTGTTGTTCCCGCGTTGTTTTCGTTGATCGTTAATGATGGTAGAGTAGGGATTGTTGAAGATGCTTCCGCAGTTATTGCGCAG GTCGCCGGTTGCGAGGAAAGTGTTGAGGCGTTTAAGAAGGTTTCTGGTGTGGGAGTGCTGGCGGATTTACTTGATCTTGCTACCGGTTCGAGTATGAGGACGAGGGAAAATGCGGTGTCGGCATTGCTTAATCTTGTGAGATGTGGTGGAGATGTGGTGGCTGGAGATGTAAGAGACGCGGTGGCGTTTGGTGCGATGGATGGAATTGCTGATGTTAAAGATAAAGGAAGTGTTAAGGGGCAGAGTAAGGCGATGGAGTTGATGAGAGTGATGGTTGGTGATGTTCGTAGTCACGGTGATGTTCGTAGTCAAGGTGATGTTCGTAATCATGGTAATGTTGGTTTGAATAGTGATTCGTCGTTTGGTTCTTATATGAATGAAGATAGTGGTACGTCATTTTGA